The Prionailurus viverrinus isolate Anna chromosome B2, UM_Priviv_1.0, whole genome shotgun sequence genome contains the following window.
agacctcgttTCTTCTCTCCAAATATCTGCCTGGCCTTCCCTATTCAGTCAGTTCCAGGTTTACTCTCCCTCATCCTCCTCCATGGTTTCCAGGTTTCgtttcttctccccctctctccaggcTGTTTCCTTCTTTCAAACCTCCTCTGGACTTCTAggctcccttccccttctctgacCCCAAATGACAACCAGACccttcaacccccccccccccatccccattcCCAAGCCTTTCCTAGTCCCTCCTCTCTCTAGGCCTTGTCCTAGGAACGCCGCCTGGTCCCAGGCCCTGTTTCTCTATCTCACTAGCCCCCTGTGtgtccccaccccttcctcccaggCCCCATCCGCCCTGTACTCACCGTGCCCACTGGGTAGACCGGCACGTAGGCAGTGCAAGGCTGCAGCTGTAAGGGGTAGCCGGGGGCTACATAGCCCCCCAGTGGCAGCGTGCCTACCGCCCCCGTGTGCGTGGGCACTACGAAGCCCGGAGCCTGGGCCGTATGGGAGGGCgccggcgggggtggggcggcggcggccggcggcggcgggggcagTGGGCCCTCGAAGCGAGTCTCCTGCAGGTAAGGGTCGGGTGGCATGCGGGGCAAGGTAGCGCAGCCGGGTGGGGGCGCCCCGGCGGCCGGGCCAGGTGGAGCGTGGTGTGGCGGTCGTGGCAGGGTGGCGGAGGATGAGGGACCGCGCTGACCAGTGGCCACGGAAGAAGCCAGGCCGCCTGCCCCCAAGCGCGGGAGGGTGGCGGTCCCGGactggtggtagtggtggtggtggtgatggtgagaggaaggggctgcctgtgggggtggggcagggggctcggccgggggctggggggcatTATAGGGTGGTGGAGAGGTGTGAGGGACTGAGTCTGAGAGGCCTGGGGGCAGTGAGCACAGGAGAGGGTATGGGGAGAGAGGCAAGACAGGCAGAGAAGAGATAAGGGGGTAGGGGGAGACACAGGGccagggatggagaaagataatgggagagacagaggagatgGGTGAGAAGCCATCTCTTGGTCTTAGGGGCAGGAAAGGGGTTGTATCTAAGCCATCTGCCCACCCCCCTTGTTTCTTTCAATCTAGTTTTGAAGTGGaaaccctcctctgctcatctcCCCCTTCAGCAACGGTGCCCACAGCTTTCACCTGCACACCCAAGCTATGGCTGCCTTGGGCTTGCCCATCTGAGCTAGtcctgtgtgtgcacgtgtgtagaCATGCAACACTGTGTTAACATGTGCTCAATTCAACAGTTGTATAAACACATGAAGGATGACATATTCCACTCTGTCTTCTTGCACTGGGGATGGGTGCCCTAGCCTCTCTGGGAATCTCAGCACCTCATTTAGGGCAGATGAACAAGGGTCTTCTGGATTCTACTCCCCTGACAACCTCTATCTcatcatgtttttattatttccccaCTGAATGTCTCCATGTGAGCCAGTgtcatctgtccatctgtcacTCCCAATGATGCTATCCCTGCAGTACCTGGATGATGCTAAGCCACTCTTGTACTTCCTTCACCCTTTCAACCTGTCCCCTTTCCATGTTGTTGGCAAGGGGACAAGGCTGAGattggaaggagaggaaggaggggaatacagaaagagaaagggatggGGGGGTTGAGAGCTGgacccaaatgaaatgaaatagaatcgccgcccccccccaacggaggggtgagggagggggttgGGGCCAAGGATGGGGGGAGAGTCTGGAGATGGTGGAAAGGGCaggaggttttgttgttgttttttacctGACTTTTCCGATGACATGCCTGTGGTGTCGCTGGGACAGGGTGTCTGCAGCGGGAGTTGGGGTCCCTGGCTGGCGTCAGAGTCTTGGTGTGCGGATTGCGCAGCCGGTGGCGGCGGCAgcacagagatggagagatgaaGACAGCggcggggggcggagggagagCCGGGAAGGGGGGGGGAGCTTAAAGGGGccgaggagagggagggggagagtttCCGAGGTACCCTCACTAGgtctctcctcctctcacccCAGCATTCAGGCCCCCAGTTTGGGCTCCCTTGGAGTTGTCATGGAAACAGGGAGGCGAGCAAGACCAGGCAAGGCGGGTGGGActaagggaaggagggagtgggggggggggaggggggagaactCTCTAGAGTCTTCCCCTCCAAGACTGCCTACAGTGATTATACTGTGGGAGGAAGTGAGCAGGTGCTCGGTGGATTCAATACCCCAGTCCCCACCGGATCTGGTTCACCCTAGTCAGATGTCCCCCTCCTCAGCTTCCCTCAGAGTCCCTGCAAGTTCTCAGGACCTTCTCCCCAATGCTTGGCCTTAGCTGCCCCCACTTTAAGAAAGATAACTGCGTGAGAGAGAACTGCAGAGTTGAGACCCGCGATGACCTGAAAGAGTTCCCAGGGTTATGGTCTGGGTGAATTGCAGGTAAAATGGGGGGCTTGGGTCTAGAGTATTTCTACGGGAGTTGGACCTGCGGttagggggggtgggggtgggagaaggacagagagtaAGTTTGGGGGATAATATATGCTCTTTCCCCACTTGATTATCGGGCTTCTTAGAGTTCCTGGGCCCCTCAGTGTTcagatccattttttaaaatcccacccatccacccaccaccTCTGCCAAGACGCAACGCCACCTCCTGAGTCGACGGGAGTGCGAGGTTCAGGGCACAGCAGTAATTGCAgtcttatatttatttgttcattgtatCTTGGGGGCACGTatatggggaggggaggtgaagaCAGGCCGTCTACCGAGACTTACAGGAGTTGGGCTTTTTGCGAAAACGCAGTCGGGGACCCTCCCCTACCTCCACCTTCAGATTAGTACTGCCCAACCCCCACCCGAGGCAGTCGCCCTCCCGGGCTGTGTCCTCGCCCTCGCGTCCAAGTGGAGCCTACAGAGCTCCAGACATTTAGGTCACGGCCCCAAGCTGGTTGTTCCAGTTTCCAAGGCGTTTGCCTGAGCCCCCGACCCCCCACTGCCACCCCATCCTCACACTACACAACTCGGGGCACAGATTGGTTTTATTGAGAGACTTTAGACCGGCAAAGACCTTGTGAACAGGAGGGATTCAGACAAGCTTCGAAATCCTTTTCTCAACGGAAGCGTCTTTAAATGCTAAGCAAAAGCCCACCTAGGTATCGGGTAGGAATCAAGGCTGAGTTGCAGGACTTCTGGAACTCGGAAGTCTGGAAGGGGTTCGAAGGTCTGCGTCGGGAGCCGCACACAGGAACTCCCGGCTAAAGGCCGATTGTGGGGGGCTCTCAAGTTGAAAGACTGGTGGAAACCACGCACGCGTGAGTCAGCGCTGCCCCAGGGGCCCTCCGCCCCTTGGAGGTGGGTCGTGTACTAGGAGTGGAGTAGAGTAGGCTAGGAGAAACTGGGCCAGGCTGCACTTTTAGCTCGAGGGGCCTCGAGGACTCTTCgcgtctctggagacaagggcaCTACACGCACTTCATAATGAAGAGTTGTAAGACGCTGACCTGGGTCCTGCCGGCGGgcgggtggggatggggaggggtccGCTTGGGCTGGCTTCAGCCCTGATCCGGTGGCCTGAGACGAAATGCGGAGGACTGCTTTTCCGCAGCGCCCTCCCACCTCCCGCGGGGGCAGGGGAACTTCGCGTTCCGCAGCGGAGCCGGACGCCTGAATTGGGAAGTGGGGCGAATCGAGACCAGGAATTCGGACCCTGGTATCGCTGGTGCCTGGCAGGGCCAGAACTGGCCTTCTCACGATTCCCAGGATTTGTTTGAtgcttcttcctctccccaccagtCTAAAATGGATCgctctgtttttttcctccccccgcTCGCGGAGTGCAGTGGAATGTTCCATTGCCCCTCCAGTCCTGGGCCTGCGTTACAGGGGACGCGGGCACGGTTGCCAGGGAAAGCCCCGGACGTGACGGCGAAGCGCGACCCCTTGCAGCCTCCCCTCTCCCATCCGTCATTCCCCTGCGCGAGCTCTCTTCacagccttcccctccccccaccttgcgGGTTCCAGTCTAGGGAGAAGTAAACAGCTGGCGGAGCCAGGCTCACGGACCTAGGCCAGGTGGGAGCTTGCATTCTCCAGAAGCCTGCGCTGCTGCTCGGGGGTCTTTCTTGCAAAACCCAGGGTCGTGCATGGCTGGGATGATGCATTAAGAAGATCCTCGGCCTAGGGCCCGAGTCCCCGTAGAGTTGGGGGCGGGGCTTCGGGTGCGCTTCAGTGCGCAAATGTGTAGGGGTGTGTGTTTCCCCACAACCTTGAAGTAAGTTAAAAgtaggctgttttgtgacctgaACCTAGTGTGAGCACGGGCGGGGAGGGGGATCTTGATGCCAGGCGTCTGCTTCGAGGGGAGGGTATGTTGTCATCTCTCTCACAGGCCCTCATCGCCCCCTTCTTAGGCGGGAGCATGCTGGGGCTCAGGGGGCTGCGGCTGCCCCCGGCGGGGATCCTGCTTCTGTTGCCGTTCCtgtcgctgctgctgctgcccgcAGCCCCCGCGCCCCATCGCGCTCCCTACAAGCCGGTCATCGTGGTGCACGGGCTCTTTGACAGCTCGTACAGCTTCCGCCACCTGCTGGAATATATCAACGAGGTCTGGTAGGGGACACCCTGTTGTGGGGCGTTGGAGCGTCTGTAGTGGCTGGGGAAAGAGAATGGGGAACCGAAAGTTGCCATTCTGGGCCTGCTCAGTTCCTGGAGGAGCTGGTGCTGGCGTTGGGAGATCGGGGGATGAAATCCCTGGTTCTAGCAGGGCACAATTAGGCATGTGGACACTGCCCAGGGGGGCGGTGTGGAGGGGCTCCACAGTCCATCCCCTGTTGCAGCATTGCCCCCTTCCCACAGACACACCCCGGGACTGTGGTGACAGTGCTCGATCTCTTCGATGGGAGAGAGAGCTTGCGACCCTTGTGGGAACAGGTGCAAGGGTTCGGAGAGGCTGTGGCCCCCATCATGGCAAAGGCCCCTCAAGGGGTGCATCTCATCTGCTACTCGCAGGGTAGgcgccctccccctcccaactCCTAAGCCCTCTCTGAGGCTTGATCTTTATCTGAGGGACACATTCTAGTGTCCCCTTTTCTGAACCACATTCTTCCAGCCCTGGTACCTGAGCCCTACTTTTCTGACTTCCTTCAGCACTTGGGTCTTATCTCTGTGTCCTGAGTGGGAGGGAGGCTCCCTGCACTGCTGTCCCCTTTTGCCATTACCCATGGTTCTTGGAAATAAGGGATAATGGGGAAGTAAAAAACACCCTACAGTTAGAGTCAGAAGACCCAGAATCTaatctggctctgtcacttacatGATGTATATAGCCTTTTGCCACAGGGTGTGCCtgttttctctgggcctcagtctccttgtGTACATtgtggtgggtggaggggggtgcCTAGTGGAGAGGCTGTTGGCCTGGCTGTCCCTGAGTCCCTGTCCAATGTGGTATTCTGCCTCCAGGGGGCCTGGTGTGCCGGGCGCTGCTCTCTGTCATGGATGAGCACAATGTGGAttctttcatctctctctcctctccacaaATGGGACAGTATGGAGGTGAGCGGGGATCATGAGGTCAAAGGGCGCCCCGAGTTTTGAGGACACAAAGGTTTGGGGTCACTTGATACTGCTGTTCTCTTGCCAGATACAGACTATTTGAAGTGGCTCTTCCCTACCTCCATGAGGTCTAACCTCTATCGGATCTGCTATAGCCCCTGGGGCCAGGAATTCTCCATCTGCAACTACTGGCACGGTGAGTAGGGGATGCCAAACGGGATTCCATGAGAGGGCGCCCTGGAGGGTAGGGCCGGCTGCTCCCACCTGTACCATAACCAACAGCAGTGATGATGAAGATAACTTCATGtaatgagcacttactgtgtgaaCAGTCGCTGTTCAGAATGCTTTATGTGTGTTACCTTATCACCTCAGAGTATAGTCTGGTGCAGAGATCACAAGCCAGATAGTACATAATTTTGGTTTagcaggccatatggtctctgtcgcAAATACAATTCTGCCACAGTAGTTTGAAAGCAACCATACACCATATGTAAATGCATGTATCTGTGTtccaaaaaactttatttatacagGTAAGCAGTGGGCTGGGTTTGGCCCATGGTCCATAGTTTGCAAACACCTAGTGTAGTTTTTAAGACCATGGATGCTGGGTCCAGACTACTTGTGTTTGAAGCTTGACCCTGTCGGGTGACtgtggacaagttacttaaccttacTGTGGctgttttccttatctgtaaaataataatctAGTATCTACCCTATAGGTGGTTGTGAAGattgaataaattaacaaatgtaATGTACTTTGAACAGTATCTGACATAGTAAGTGCTGGACAAAGGTGTTTGGTATCgtgtttacaattattattattgttgataCTATTCACCTTACCTGCTATTGTAGTCTCCTGGTCGTTTTTTCAGACTCTGATCTTGCTTCTtttccctgcttctctttctaACTGCTGTTTGTACCTAGACCCCCACCATGATGACTTGTACCTCAACGCCAGCAGCTTTCTGGCCCTGATCAATGGGGAAAGAGATCATCCCAATGCCACTGGTGAGACTCTAGGCTCCTGCCTGGGTCCCGTTTTCTGCTTCTCCAACcccctgtgtttccctctccaaCCTGGCCTGACCCCTGTGACTGACTCAGGCTCTTTTCTTCCCACCCTTCAGCATGGAGGAAGAACTTTCTTCGTGTGGGCCGCCTGGTGCTGATTGGGGGCCCTGATGATGGTGTTATTACCCCCTGGCAGTCCAGGTAATATGGGACTGTGTGGCCCAAAGATTGGCTAAGGATACCCCTTAGCCCCCAACAATTAATCTCCTGCCTGAAACTGGCCTGTA
Protein-coding sequences here:
- the PRRT1 gene encoding proline-rich transmembrane protein 1 isoform X2 — its product is MSSEKSGLSDSVPHTSPPPYNAPQPPAEPPAPPPQAAPSSHHHHHHHYHQSGTATLPRLGAGGLASSVATGQRGPSSSATLPRPPHHAPPGPAAGAPPPGCATLPRMPPDPYLQETRFEGPLPPPPPAAAAPPPPAPSHTAQAPGFVVPTHTGAVGTLPLGGYVAPGYPLQLQPCTAYVPVYPVGTAPGLALLEPRRPPHDYMPIAVLTTICCFWPTGIIAIFKAVQVRTALARGDMVSAEIASREARNFSFISLAVGIAAMVLCTILTVVIIIAAQHHENYWDP
- the PRRT1 gene encoding proline-rich transmembrane protein 1 isoform X1, producing the protein MSSEKSGLSDSVPHTSPPPYNAPQPPAEPPAPPPQAAPSSHHHHHHHYHQSGTATLPRLGAGGLASSVATGQRGPSSSATLPRPPHHAPPGPAAGAPPPGCATLPRMPPDPYLQETRFEGPLPPPPPAAAAPPPPAPSHTAQAPGFVVPTHTGAVGTLPLGGYVAPGYPLQLQPCTAYVPVYPVGTPYTGGTPGGTGVTSTLPPPPQAPGLALLEPRRPPHDYMPIAVLTTICCFWPTGIIAIFKAVQVRTALARGDMVSAEIASREARNFSFISLAVGIAAMVLCTILTVVIIIAAQHHENYWDP
- the PPT2 gene encoding lysosomal thioesterase PPT2 isoform X1; this encodes MKSCGSMLGLRGLRLPPAGILLLLPFLSLLLLPAAPAPHRAPYKPVIVVHGLFDSSYSFRHLLEYINETHPGTVVTVLDLFDGRESLRPLWEQVQGFGEAVAPIMAKAPQGVHLICYSQGGLVCRALLSVMDEHNVDSFISLSSPQMGQYGDTDYLKWLFPTSMRSNLYRICYSPWGQEFSICNYWHDPHHDDLYLNASSFLALINGERDHPNATAWRKNFLRVGRLVLIGGPDDGVITPWQSSFFGFYDANETVLEMEEQPVYLRDSFGLKTLLARGAIVRCPMAGISHTAWHSNRTLYETCIEPWLS
- the PPT2 gene encoding lysosomal thioesterase PPT2 isoform X2, whose protein sequence is MLGLRGLRLPPAGILLLLPFLSLLLLPAAPAPHRAPYKPVIVVHGLFDSSYSFRHLLEYINETHPGTVVTVLDLFDGRESLRPLWEQVQGFGEAVAPIMAKAPQGVHLICYSQGGLVCRALLSVMDEHNVDSFISLSSPQMGQYGDTDYLKWLFPTSMRSNLYRICYSPWGQEFSICNYWHDPHHDDLYLNASSFLALINGERDHPNATAWRKNFLRVGRLVLIGGPDDGVITPWQSSFFGFYDANETVLEMEEQPVYLRDSFGLKTLLARGAIVRCPMAGISHTAWHSNRTLYETCIEPWLS